AAATATCAAATAGATTTAATCCGTTTATCATGTTTGTCCATCACCTGTCCATCATTTTTAGGTGAAATAAAGGGAAAATAAAGGAATTTAAATGAAAATTAGGCTGATAAAAATATTGCGAAAGGGCTTTATTATGTGATGTTAAAGGAATATTTGGGAAGATTTGATGGAAGGCCTTCTAATCCGTAGGCCACAGGTTCGAATCCTGTCAGGCGCGCTAATAAAAACACAATATATTCGATAACTTATAAAAGGGTTTAGTTTCGTAGAACTAAACCTTTTTTAGTTTGGTTGCGGATAGGTTGCGTTTGGTTGCGCCTTGAATTATCATCTAATTTATCTACTGCCTCCTTATTTGAACCTGGTGTTAAATGTCCATAAATATCAACAGTGATGCTAATACTGTGATGTCCAAGCTGGTCCTTAACATAGGCTAATGATTCCCCACCTTCTATCATACTTGCAGCAGATCCTCCCTTTATTTTCTCCATTAAAAAATTTTTAATCATACCCCGAGAAATTTCTTTTAAATCTTTTTTCCCAAAAACAGGAAGTATATGCTTATTCATTATTATATTGTAGTCATCAATAGTTGATGGCTTACATGTAGCTGATACAGTTACTGTTAACCACATCTGAGCATACTCATTGAAAGAAGGTATTTTTTTTTCTTCTTTATCATTGTCAATATCAAAATCTCCTAAAATGAGTTTTGCTTCTATTTTTTTAGACACCTCCAAAGCTAATCTTTTGTCTCCTATTTTCTTTGCCCTTCTTTTTCCTTGGTGGTCAATGAAAATCCACCATTCATTAGAGTCTTTAACTTTTTCTCTGACTTTAACTCCCATTTTTTTGTCTCCATGTCTATTTAATTAAATATCAATCCATAGAGTTAAAGTCGCGTTTTATAACCTCTATGGATTCTATAGCATTTTTGTATCTGTCATTAAAGAAAAAATTTTTCAAATCCACCAAATTTGAGATTCTCATGGATTTCCCAAAAAGGATTTTTAAGAGTTTAATTGCATCATTAACTTTGTACTCTACATTTTTTGAAAAGTTCTTTTCGCTCCAACTAAAAAAAAATCATTGGAGCAGTTGAGCATAAATAATCATGCTAATGTTGAGTCACATTTTGATAGTGTCTTTTTCCTGTCAAAAAAAATTTGTCAAATCCATCAAATTCGAATTTTTCATGGATTTTAAAAAAATAATTAGGAGACTTATATGATGATGAAAAAGAAATTTCTGAAATTAGAAAAACTTTACTCTACATCTTCTGAAAATTTCTTTTCGCTCCAGCTAAAAGTGAATGTTTGGAGCAATTAAGAATTAAAAGGCATGGTAAAAACTGTCTTAAGCTTGGTTATAAAAATTTTAAAAAAAAAGGAGGTGAACATGTCGGAGAAAATCGTAGAGACCGGATATTTCAACGTGAAAGAGCTATCGAAGTATAGCGGGATATCTCAAAGAACTTTGAGATATCTCATGAAATCCTCAATAAATCCTATTCCTCCTTTTCGTATAGGTGGAAGATTACTTCGGATAAAAAAAACAGAGTTCGATAACTGGATGGGGAACTACAAAGTCAAGGACAGCATCGATGTCGATGCAATTGTTAATGAAATTTTAAATTAAACTTAAAAAAGGAGAAAAAAACTATGTCACAAGAAAATATTTTAAACGTGGAAATAATTCATGAAACAGGCTTGTTAAGTCAAATAGCAAATCAGTATAAAGATTCAACCAGTTTGATAGAAATAACTACTTTAGCAAAAGAATACGAAACTGAATTTTTGGTAGATGAAGCGTTGAGTGAAAGAATTGATAATATTATTAATAATGAAATTGAGGATACTGATAAAGAGGATTTAAAAGATTATGTTCACATATTTCAAGATTTTTATAAAGAATTTACAAAATCGGATAATGCAATTGGTTTAAATCAAACACTTAATTCGATTAAAATCGGAAAAGCGCTTCATAAAATGAAGAAGATGACACAAAAGTTGAATTTAAAGTGGATTGGGTGGGCTCAAAATAATTTAAACTTTATCAATCCTCGAACCATGCAGATGTACATGCAACTCGCTCAGATACCAAATGTCGAACAATATGCAGCTCTTAAACAAGATCGTATTCTTCATATCAACAGTGTAATTAAAGATATTAAAGCGAAAGATGATGACGATCCAATCGGAACATTTTTAAAAAAACATGACATAGAGCTTGGTTCTAACGATGATAAACCTTTTGACGATTTAAAAAACGAAGTTGATACCGCTGTAGTAATAGAAAAATCTGAAAAAAAAGGACTCTCTCTTGATAGAGATTCGGTAAGAGCCCTGATTGAGATGAGTTACAAATTTTCAGTTTCCGATTTTATCGGGTTGAAAGAAATACAGGACGCTGGTGGTGAGCCTAATAAGTCTCTCAAAAAATTGATCTTGAACAAAGGAAAAAAAGCAGATGTTTTTGAGAAAAAAGAAAAAATTGAAAGTTTTAAGAAAGTTAAAGCTAAATTACAGCTCACTGTAGAACATCTATTGAAACAACAAACTGTTACAGATGTAGAACTCAAAGACATCGAAGAAACCATGACAGTTTTACAGAACCTTTATGAAAGAATTTTAAGTAACTAAAAGACATTACTAACTCAAAGAGGGGGATACTATAAT
The Desulfobacterales bacterium genome window above contains:
- a CDS encoding tyrosine-type recombinase/integrase family protein, whose protein sequence is MGVKVREKVKDSNEWWIFIDHQGKRRAKKIGDKRLALEVSKKIEAKLILGDFDIDNDKEEKKIPSFNEYAQMWLTVTVSATCKPSTIDDYNIIMNKHILPVFGKKDLKEISRGMIKNFLMEKIKGGSAASMIEGGESLAYVKDQLGHHSISITVDIYGHLTPGSNKEAVDKLDDNSRRNQTQPIRNQTKKGLVLRN
- a CDS encoding helix-turn-helix domain-containing protein, which translates into the protein MSEKIVETGYFNVKELSKYSGISQRTLRYLMKSSINPIPPFRIGGRLLRIKKTEFDNWMGNYKVKDSIDVDAIVNEILN